From the Musa acuminata AAA Group cultivar baxijiao chromosome BXJ3-7, Cavendish_Baxijiao_AAA, whole genome shotgun sequence genome, one window contains:
- the LOC135643216 gene encoding anthocyanidin 5,3-O-glucosyltransferase-like: MKEAVVLYPVPGIGHLVPMLELAKLFLLHDFSVTVVLMDTPINHPSIDSVIARVSSAHPSISFHRLPPVSSVPDPEAVFTVRLLDVVRLNNTQFLHFVAAHSQTYEIRAVVLDFFCTDADVTAELPLPSYLFWTSGAADLATFLYFPTLHFATHLSFKDLDDAPLHIPGLPPVPASHMPPDALDRNRESYKRLLLIAERGPNADGLLINTFESMEVQAVRALQDVAFIPGRRMPPVYCIGPLVADWSGDDDRGVKEEKAECVAWLDAQPRGSVVFLCFGSMGTFRAEQLMEIAAGLERSGQRFLWVVRAPEAESVEHQVSEPLTESDLETLLPEGFLERTRQRGLVVKSWAPQVEVLNHRAVGGFVTHCGWNSVMEAIMAGVAMVAWPLYAEQKLNKVFLVDQMRMAVAMEGYDKELVAAEEVEAKIRWLIESEGGQELRARAVAMKETAAEARREGGSSQRAWLEVVKPLKASSWN, from the coding sequence ATGAAGGAGGCGGTGGTGTTGTACCCAGTGCCCGGCATCGGCCACCTGGTGCCCATGTTGGAGCTGGCCAAGCTCTTCCTCCTCCACGACTTCTCCGTCACCGTTGTCCTCATGGACACCCCTATCAACCACCCTTCCATCGACTCCGTCATCGCCCGCGTCTCCTCCGCCCACCCCTCCATCTCCTTCCACCGCCTCCCGCCTGTCTCCTCTGTTCCCGACCCGGAAGCCGTGTTCACCGTCCGCTTGTTGGACGTCGTTCGCCTCAACAACACGCAGTTTCTCCACTTCGTCGCCGCCCATTCCCAGACCTACGAAATCCGCGCCGTCGTCCTCGACTTCTTCTGCACCGACGCAGACGTCACCGCCGAGCTCCCCCTCCCCTCCTACCTCTTCTGGACCTCGGGCGCCGCCGATCTTGCAACTTTCCTCTACTTCCCGACCCTCCACTTCGCCACCCACCTCAGCTTCAAGGACCTCGACGACGCCCCGCTCCACATCCCGGGGCTGCCGCCGGTCCCCGCCTCCCACATGCCTCCCGACGCGTTGGACCGCAACAGAGAATCCTATAAGAGATTGCTGCTCATCGCCGAACGCGGGCCGAACGCCGACGGATTGCTGATCAATACGTTCGAATCCATGGAGGTTCAGGCGGTTAGGGCCCTCCAGGATGTTGCTTTCATTCCGGGCCGTCGGATGCCGCCGGTCTACTGCATTGGGCCGTTGGTCGCGGACTGGAGCGGAGACGACGACCGAGGTGTAAAGGAAGAAAAGGCGGAGTGCGTGGCGTGGTTGGACGCGCAGCCGCGAGGGAGCGTGGTGTTCCTCTGCTTCGGAAGCATGGGCACCTTCCGTGCAGAGCAGTTGATGGAGATCGCCGCCGGCTTGGAGAGGAGCGGGCAGCGGTTCCTGTGGGTGGTGCGAGCCCCGGAGGCCGAGAGCGTAGAGCACCAGGTGTCGGAGCCACTAACCGAATCGGACCTGGAGACTCTGTTGCCCGAAGGTTTCTTGGAGCGGACGAGGCAGAGGGGGTTGGTGGTGAAGTCGTGGGCACCGCAGGTGGAGGTGCTGAACCACCGGGCCGTGGGCGGATTCGTAACCCACTGTGGGTGGAACTCGGTGATGGAGGCCATCATGGCCGGGGTGGCGATGGTGGCGTGGCCGCTGTACGCGGAGCAGAAGCTGAACAAGGTGTTCCTGGTGGACCAGATGCGAATGGCGGTGGCGATGGAGGGCTACGACAAGGAACTGGTGGCGGCGGAGGAAGTGGAGGCCAAGATCAGGTGGCTGATAGAGTCGGAGGGAGGGCAGGAGCTGAGGGCGCGGGCGGTGGCGATGAAGGAGACGGCGGCGGAGGCAAGGAGAGAAGGGGGTTCGTCTCAGCGGGCGTGGCTAGAAGTTGTGAAACCGTTGAAGGCTTCTTCATGGAATTAA
- the LOC135643218 gene encoding heat stress transcription factor C-1b-like produces the protein MEEIRNTSVGYQVQAAPFVAKTYEMANDPRTDCLIRWGKGNNSFVVVNPSDFSQFLLPSYFKHSNFSSFVRQLNTYGFRKVDPDRWEFAHHLFLRGQIHLLPHVIRRSKKSHVGLCAGSSSSSISGEEKGDVEGEAEKTLLQELYRLRQEQRALDEELQVMSRRLQATERRPHQMMSFLIKMAEDPESFSGLVISKKQQSAAAKKRRLVAAAAAPPAHAINDGVILLPSLLVPGTEQTVIETLGTGSDRMSIEEVKPFAFVPDVSAIHSYDAELGGLATAPEASIIGPNHASGISFLPDFALSTRSSSSETAAAASFPFSLLGHGFC, from the exons ATGGAAGAGATTCGTAATACTAGCGTTGGCTACCAAGTACAGGCGGCTCCTTTCGTGGCGAAGACGTATGAGATGGCGAACGATCCGAGGACGGACTGCTTGATCCGGTGGGGGAAGGGGAACAACAGCTTCGTGGTGGTGAATCCCAGCGATTTCTCTCAGTTCCTGCTGCCCTCCTATTTCAAGCACAGCAACTTCTCCAGCTTCGTCCGCCAGCTAAATACCTAC GGATTCAGGAAGGTCGATCCGGATAGATGGGAGTTCGCTCACCACTTGTTCCTCCGAGGGCAGATTCACCTCCTCCCTCACGTCATACGACGGTCGAAGAAGAGCCATGTCGGACTGTGtgcaggcagcagcagcagcagcataagTGGTGAGGAGAAGGGAGACGTGGAAGGGGAGGCTGAGAAGACGCTACTGCAAGAGCTGTATAGGCTGCGGCAGGAGCAGAGGGCCCTCGACGAGGAGCTACAGGTTATGAGCAGGCGACTGCAGGCTACTGAAAGGAGGCCACACCAGATGATGTCCTTCCTCATCAAAATGGCCGAGGACCCTGAGTCATTCTCCGGGCTCGTGATCTCCAAGAAGCAGCAGTCTGCAGCAGCGAAGAAGAGGCGTCTtgttgccgctgctgctgctcctcctgcTCATGCAATTAACGATGGAGTCATCCTCCTACCTTCTCTTCTGGTTCCAGGGACAGAACAAACTGTGATCGAGACATTAGGCACCGGAAGCGATCGGATGAGTATCGAGGAAGTGAAGCCATTTGCATTTGTTCCCGATGTTTCTGCCATCCATAGCTACGATGCTGAGCTCGGTGGTCTCGCTACGGCTCCGGAGGCGAGCATCATCGGCCCCAATCATGCAAGCGGAATCAGCTTCCTACCCGACTTCGCTCTGAGCACGAGGAGTTCGagttcagaaacagcagcggcagcctccttccccttctctttaCTCGGCCATGGATTCTGCTAG
- the LOC135642562 gene encoding uncharacterized protein LOC135642562, with amino-acid sequence MASASLSLRYAPFSSLPLSPSHAANEAAPPSVIASRPSRTAATLRPQPIRALSSSSSSACSSGRLVALARASFPKISSGIDEDPTTEKFLRNNSISDFMRFKKGQVGGHSGELQTAVVSYRKRFPWSLLHPFLEVDLVSTIHIADRQYFETLQRGLEYYDCVLYEMVASRESLENRINSKSKGKLKPKRSKGFNIIGFIQRQMARILSLDFQLDCLDYESQKWQHADLDYETFKLLQDERGESFFTLAKEMTLRSTKTLVQPVSTTGDLGPWKSKLLWASRVLPMPLVGLLIISSVCSPFESYSTEYSELEALSRLDIGAALKIFLAKRLTSEFTEITAAIEEKSVIIGERNRVAADELRRAIDNGHQRIAVLYGGGHMPDLGRRLREEFDMVPSHVQWITAWSIKNKKLDSQSLPFLKALAKLLGWPLNRYQTLALLIFSSLLALDLWFWELFVQTAINLASSAAFEVGLPTNIM; translated from the exons ATGGCTTCCGCCTCTCTTTCCTTGCGGTATGcacccttctcctctcttcctttgTCCCCATCCCATGCCGCAAACGAGGCCGCCCCGCCTTCTGTTATCGCCTCCAGGCCGTCGCGGACCGCTGCAACTCTGAGGCCGCAGCCGATCCGCGCTTtatcttcgtcttcttcctccgccTGCTCATCCGGCCGCCTCGTCGCCTTGGCCAGAGCGTCGTTCCCCAAGATATCCTCTGGGATCGATGAGGATCCCACGACCGAGAAGTTCTTGCGCAACAATTCCATCTCCGACTTCATGCGCTTCAAGAAAGGTCAAGTCGGTGGCCACTCTGGTGAATTGCAGACCGCCGTCGTCAGCTACCGGAAGCGGTTCCCATGGTCGTTGCTCCATCCTTTTCTTGAG GTTGATTTGGTGTCGACGATCCATATTGCAGACAGACA GTACTTTGAGACTCTTCAAAGAGGACTTGAATATTATGATTGTGTCCTCTATGAGATGGTAGCAAGCAGGGAAAGTCTAGAAAATAGAATAAACTCAAAATCCAAGGGAAAACTGAAACCTAAACGATCCAAAGGCTTTAATATTATTGGATTCATTCAAAGGCAGATGGCTAGAATTCTGTCACTTGATTTCCAATTAGATTGTCTTGATTATGAAAGTCAAAAGTGGCAACATGCTGACCTTGATTATGAGACTTTTAAATTACTTCAG GATGAAAGAGGCGAAAGCTTTTTCACGCTAGCAAAAGAAATGACTCTCAGATCTACAAAAACCTTGGTTCAACCTGTTTCCACAACAGGTGATCTTGGTCCTTGGAAATCTAAGCTACTTTGGGCTTCACGTGTATTGCCCATGCCACTTGTTGGACTTCTCATTATTAGTAGCGTATGTTCACCATTTGAAAGTTACAGCACAGAGTACTCTGAACTGGAAGCACTTTCCAGACTTGATATTGGAGCAGCATTGAAGATTTTCTTGGCCAAGCGGCTAACATCTGA GTTTACTGAAATAACTGCGGCTATAGAGGAAAAATCAGTGATCATTGGTGAAAGGAACAGAGTTGCAGCTGACGAACTGAGGAGAGCGATAGACAATGGGCACCAGAGAATAGCAGTTCTCTATGGAGGAGGTCACATGCCAGATCTTGGTAGACGACTGCGAGAAGAGTTTGACATGGTCCCGTCTCATGTGCAATGGATAACAGCATGGTCCATAAAGAACAAGAAGCTGGACAGCCAGTCTTTGCCATTCCTCAAGGCATTGGCAAAACTTTTGGGCTGGCCTCTCAACAGGTATCAGACACTGGCTTTGTTGAtattctcatctcttcttgcgctTGATCTTTGGTTCTGGGAGCTGTTCGTTCAGACTGCAATCAACTTGGCTTCTTCAGCTGCATTTGAAGTTGGTCTACCAACTAACATCATGTGA
- the LOC135643217 gene encoding GTP-binding protein At2g22870-like, with protein sequence MMALTTVSPLRQETASLRFDDVMKSCMGACFVAFSIQDIFKSYLLLIAQRAQPKGTFRVQAQTRRDRSAMLLHHRILYPRLLVPFVSFSAPPPGSLRSDHPLLLLASGRRNPVSLLARSHSLSTVAQLAVSTPLEVDAPILRQIADEEDGGPQVQIPFDKLFVPPGVDLAEAASMASGRVLRGSNIVLGPYARDAQVATAEFIKSSTKTEECPTDGLPEFALVGRSNVGKSSLLNSLVRRKRLALTSKKPGKTQCINHFRINDSWYLVDLPGYGYASAPQEARANWYEFTKNYFLNRESLVSVFLLIDASIPAKKIDLEYASWLGQNQIPMTLLFTKCDKRKKKKNGGKRPEENVEDFQKLIREYFKEAPPWIMTSSVTNQGREEILLHMAQLRNYWLKH encoded by the exons ATGATGGCACTGACTACTGTGTCTCCGCTGAGGCAGGAAACAGCCAGTTTACGATTTGATGACGTCATGAAGTCGTGCATGGGAGCGTGTTTCGTGGCTTTCTCGATACAGGATATCTTCAAGTCTTATCTGTTGCTGATCGCACAAAGGGCTCAGCCGAAGGGCACATTTCGGGTGCAGGCGCAGACGCGACGCGATCGTAGTGCGATGCTCCTCCATCACCGAATCCTCTACCCTCGCCTCCTCGTCCCCTTCGTCTCCTTCTCCGCCCCACCGCCTGGGTCTCTCCGGTCCGACCATCCCCTCCTACTCCTCGCCTCCGGAAGAAGGAATCCCGTCTCCCTCCTCGCCCGTTCCCATTCCTTGTCCACCGTAGCCCAGCTCGCCGTCTCCACCCCTTTGGAGGTCGACGCCCCAATCCTTCGGCAGATAGCTGACGAGGAAGATGGCGGGCCCCAGGTCCAGATTCCCTTCGACAAGCTCTTCGTGCCGCCGGGGGTAGACTTAGCGGAAGCGGCGTCGATGGCCAGCGGGAGAGTGCTCCGAGGCTCCAACATCGTGCTCGGACCTTACGCCCGCGACGCCCAGGTCGCCACCGCCGAGTTCATCAAGAGCAGCACCAAGACGGAGGAGTGCCCCACGGATGGCCTCCCCGAGTTCGCTCTCGTCGGCCGGTCCAACGTCggcaaatcctccctcctaaattCCCTCGTCAGGAGGAAGCGGCTCGCCCTCACCTCCAAGAAGCCTG GAAAAACACAATGCATTAATCATTTTCGTATAAATGATAGTTGGTACCTGGTGGATCTGCCTGGTTATGG atATGCATCTGCACCGCAAGAAGCGCGAGCTAATTGGTATGAATTCACCAAAAACTACTTCCTCAACCGAGAGTCGTTAGTGTCTGTTTTCCTACTTATAGATGCCAGCATCCCTGCTAAAAAGATTGATCTTGAATATGCTAGTTGGCTTGGACAAAATCAG ATTCCAATGACACTACTATTCACGAAGTGTGacaaacgtaagaagaagaagaacggtgGTAAAAGACCTGAAGAAAATGTTGAAGATTTTCAGAAATTGATACGCGAATATTTCAAGGAAGCACCGCCTTGGATAATGACCAGTAGTGTCACCAACCAAGGCCGGGAGGAGATATTGTTACATATGGCCCAGTTGCGGAACTACTGGCTAAAACATTAG
- the LOC135643214 gene encoding neutral ceramidase-like, with product MMYMWFCILLLVSVLNIGGALSDSTYLIGLGSYDITGPAADVNMMGYANAEQIASGVHFRLKARTFIVAEPGGNRVVFVNLDACMASQLVTIKVHERLKSRYGNMYNEKNVAISGIHTHSGPGGYLQYVVYIVTSLGFVRQSFDAIVDGIEQSIIEAHENLRPGNIFVNNGELLDASINRSPSAYLNNPAIERSHYKYDVDKEMTLLKFVDEKWGAVGSFNWFATHGTSMSRTNSLISGDNKGAAARFMEDWAEQEGLPKGSDSRYHGAVVTGPRHSRFYRRVSIIIPQPHENVYELEQLASSFPASGGRHLASSKSVSQRVRDRQDGKPKFVSAFCQSNCGDVSPNVLGAFCIDTGLPCDFNHSTCNGKNELCYGRGPGYPDEFESTRIIGDRQFVKAVELFDTASELVKGKVDYRQTYLDFSKLQVTLTDGDQKVVKTCPAAMGFAFAAGTTDGPGMFDFKQGDDKGNAFWKLVRNILKTPSQEQIACQQPKPILLDTGDMNVPYDWAPSILPVQIIRIGQVVILCVPGEFTTMAGRRLRDAVRTVLISDGSGEFGSNVQIVIAGLSNTYSQYVTTFEEYQIQRYEGASTLYGPHTLSGYIQEFKKLASALLNGKSFGSDLQPPDLLDKQISLLPPVVMDATPAGVKFGDTSADVPENSTFRPGDMATATFWSACPRNDLLTKGTFSLVEFLDSSTWVPAYDDDDFSLRFKWSRPSQLSSYSHATLEWRIPESATAGVYRLRHFGASKSLLGKISHFTGTSRAFVVL from the exons ATGATGTACATGTGGTTTTGCATCTTGCTATTAGTTTCTGTTCTTAACATTGGAGGAGCTCTATCAGATTCAACATATTTAATTGGGCTTGGGAGCTATGACATAACAGGACCAGCAGCTGATGTCAATATGATGGGATATGCTAATGCGGAACAGATTGCCTCTGGCGTCCATTTCAGGCTCAAGGCACGGACATTTATTGTTGCAGAGCCAGGAGGGAATCGTGTTGTTTTCGTGAACCTTGATGCGTGCATGGCATCTCAACTTGTGACGATTAAAGTGCATGAGAGACTAAAGTCAAG GTATGGGAACATGTATAATGAAAAAAATGTAGCCATCAGTGGAATTCATACACATAGTGGTCCTGGGGGTTACCTCCAATATGTTGTGTATATTGTAACATCTCTTGGATTCGTTAGGCAATCATTTGATGCCATTGTTGATGGCATCGAGCAGAGCATCATAGAAGCCCATGAAAATCTCCGACCTGGGAATATCTTTGTTAACAATG GAGAGCTCTTGGATGCTAGCATAAATCGTAGTCCTAGTGCCTACCTAAATAATCCGGCTATAGAGCGAAGCCACTATAAGTATGATGTTGACAAAGAAATGACTTTGTTGAAGTTCGTAGATGAAAAATGGGGTGCTGTTGGGAGTTTTAACTGGTTTGCTACTCATGGTACCTCAATGAGTCGTACAAACTCTTTGATTAGTGGAGATAACAAAGGAGCTGCTGCACGATTTATGGAGGATTGGGCAGAACAGGAAGGTCTTCCAAAAGGAAGTGACAGTAGATATCATGGTGCAGTTGTGACTGGACCCAGACATAGCAGATTTTATCGAAGAGTTTCAATCATCATTCCTCAGCCACATGAGAATG TTTATGAGTTAGAGCAGCTGGCATCCTCTTTCCCGGCATCAGGTGGAAGGCATTTAGCAAGTTCTAAAAGTGTCTCACAACGTGTTCGAGATAGGCAAGATGGCAAACCTAAATTTGTATCAGCGTTTTGCCAATCAAATTGTGGAGATGTAAGTCCGAATGTGCTTGGGGCATTCTGCATCGATACTGGACTCCCTTGTGATTTCAATCACAGTACCTGTAATGGGAAGAATGAACTTTGCTATGGACGAGGCCCAGG ATACCCAGATGAATTTGAAAGCACAAGGATCATTGGTGACAGGCAATTTGTTAAGGCTGTTGAACTCTTTGATACAGCTTCTGAGCTGGTAAAAGGAAAAGTCGACTATCGACAGACCTACTTAGATTTCTCAAAGCTACAGGTCACCCTTACAGATGGAGATCAAAAGGTTGTTAAAACATGCCCTGCGGCCATGGGGTTTGCTTTTGCTGCAGGAACCACAGATGGTCCTGGAATGTTTGATTTTAAGCAAGGGGATGACAAG GGTAATGCTTTCTGGAAATTAGTGAGGAACATACTGAAAACACCTAGCCAGGAGCAAATTGCTTGTCAACAGCCAAAGCCAATTTTACTTGACACTGGTGACATGAATGTACCATATGATTGGGCG CCTTCAATACTTCCAGTACAAATAATCCGAATAGGACAGGTGGTCATCCTCTGTGTCCCTGGAG agTTTACTACAATGGCTGGAAGGCGTCTCCGAGATGCGGTGCGAACAGTACTTATCAGTGACGGCAGTGGTGAATTTGGTAGTAATGTTCAGATTGTCATTGCTGGGCTGTCAAACACATACTCACAATATGTGACCACATTTGAGGAGTACCAGATCCAAAGATATGAG GGAGCATCAACACTATATGGTCCACACACACTCAGTGGTTACATTCAGGAGTTCAAAAAACTTGCTTCAGCCCTTCTAAATGGCAAAAGCTTTGGATCAGACTTGCAACCTCCGGATCTCTTGGACAAACAAATCAGTCTTCTTCCTCCTGTTGTCATGGACGCAACACCAGCTGGCGTTAAGTTTGGTGACACCAGCGCAGATGTTCCTGAAAACTCTACGTTCCGGCCCGGCGACATGGCGACGGCCACATTCTGGTCTGCTTGCCCGAGGAACGACCTCCTGACTAAGGGTACATTCTCTCTGGTGGAGTTCTTAGACAGCAGCACTTGGGTTCCTGCGTATGACGATGATGATTTCAGCTTGCGCTTTAAGTGGTCTCGGCCTTCGCAGCTCAGTTCTTATAGCCATGCAACGCTGGAATGGCGAATCCCTGAATCGGCTACTGCGGGCGTCTATCGATTGAGGCATTTTGGTGCGTCGAAGAGTCTGCTTGGGAAAATTAGCCATTTCACTGGCACTTCTCGCGCCTTTGTTGTGCTTTAG